The following proteins come from a genomic window of Streptococcus pneumoniae:
- the cpoA gene encoding alpha-galactosylglucosyldiacylglycerol synthase produces MEKKKLRINMLSSSEKVAGQGVSGAYRELVRLLHRAAKDQLIVTENLPIEADVTHFHTIDFPYYLSTFQKKRSGRKIGYVHFLPATLEGSLKIPFFLKGIVKRYVFSFYNRMEHLVVVNPMFIEDLVAAGIPREKVTYIPNFVNKEKWHPLPQEEVVRLRTDLGLSDNQFIVVGAGQVQKRKGIDDFIRLAEELPQITFIWAGGFSFGGMTDGYEHYKKIMENPPKNLIFPGIVSPERMRELYALADLFLLPSYNELFPMTILEAASCEAPIMLRDLDLYKVILEGNYRATAGREEMKEAILEYQANPAALKDLKEKAKNISREYSEEHLLQIWLDFYEKQAALGRK; encoded by the coding sequence ATGGAGAAAAAGAAATTACGCATCAATATGTTGAGTTCAAGTGAGAAAGTAGCAGGACAGGGAGTTTCAGGTGCTTACCGTGAATTAGTTCGTCTTCTTCACCGTGCTGCCAAGGACCAATTGATTGTTACAGAAAATCTTCCAATCGAGGCAGATGTGACTCACTTTCATACGATTGATTTTCCCTATTATTTATCAACCTTCCAAAAGAAACGCTCAGGGAGAAAGATTGGCTATGTGCATTTCTTGCCAGCTACACTTGAGGGAAGTTTGAAAATTCCATTTTTCTTAAAGGGAATTGTGAAACGCTATGTATTTTCTTTTTACAACCGGATGGAGCACTTGGTTGTGGTCAATCCTATGTTTATTGAGGATTTGGTAGCAGCTGGTATTCCACGTGAAAAAGTAACCTATATTCCTAACTTTGTCAACAAGGAAAAATGGCATCCTCTACCACAAGAAGAGGTAGTTAGACTGCGCACAGATCTTGGTCTTAGTGACAATCAGTTTATCGTAGTAGGTGCTGGGCAAGTTCAGAAACGTAAAGGGATTGATGACTTTATCCGTCTGGCTGAGGAATTGCCTCAGATTACCTTTATCTGGGCTGGTGGCTTCTCTTTTGGTGGTATGACAGATGGTTATGAACACTATAAGAAAATTATGGAAAATCCCCCTAAAAATTTGATTTTTCCAGGCATTGTATCGCCAGAGCGGATGCGCGAATTGTATGCTCTAGCGGATCTTTTCTTGTTGCCTAGTTACAATGAGCTCTTTCCTATGACTATTTTAGAAGCTGCGAGTTGTGAGGCTCCTATTATGTTGCGTGATTTAGATCTCTATAAGGTGATTTTGGAGGGAAATTATCGGGCGACAGCGGGTAGAGAAGAGATGAAAGAGGCTATTTTGGAATATCAAGCAAATCCTGCTGCCTTAAAAGATCTCAAAGAAAAGGCTAAGAATATTTCCAGAGAGTATTCTGAAGAGCATCTGTTACAAATCTGGTTGGACTTTTATGAGAAACAAGCCGCTTTAGGGAGAAAGTAA
- a CDS encoding metal-sulfur cluster assembly factor, whose translation MAYTEEQIENIKTRILTALEEVIDPELGIDIVNLGLIYEIRFDGDTGQTEIDMTLTTMGCPLADLLTDQIYDAMIEVPEVTDTEVKLVWYPAWTVEKMSRYARIALGIK comes from the coding sequence ATGGCTTATACAGAAGAGCAAATTGAAAACATCAAAACACGGATTTTAACAGCCTTGGAAGAAGTCATCGACCCTGAGTTGGGAATCGATATTGTCAATCTTGGTTTGATCTATGAGATTCGTTTTGACGGTGACACAGGGCAAACAGAGATTGACATGACTTTGACAACTATGGGTTGTCCCTTAGCAGACCTTTTGACAGACCAGATTTATGATGCTATGATAGAGGTTCCAGAAGTAACGGATACTGAGGTTAAATTAGTCTGGTATCCAGCCTGGACAGTTGAAAAAATGAGTCGCTATGCCCGCATTGCCCTAGGCATTAAGTAA
- the rpoD gene encoding RNA polymerase sigma factor RpoD, with protein sequence MATKQKEVTTFDVQVAEFIRNHKQKGTATDDEINASLVIPFTLDADGIEDLLQRIQDAGISITDNEGNPSARVLSNEEEPELSDEDLVGSTSAKVNDPVRMYLKEIGVVPLLTNEEEKELALAVEAGDIEAKQRLAEANLRLVVSIAKRYVGRGMQFLDLIQEGNMGLMKAVDKFDYSKGFKFSTYATWWIRQAITRAIADQARTIRIPVHMVETINKLVREQRNLLQELGQDPTPEQIAERMDMTPDKVREILKIAQEPVSLETPIGEEDDSHLGDFIEDEVIENPVDYTTRIVLREQLDEILDTLTDREENVLRLRFGLDDGKMRTLEDVGKVFNVTRERIRQIEAKALRKLRQPSRSKPLRDFIED encoded by the coding sequence ATGGCAACAAAACAAAAAGAAGTAACAACATTTGACGTACAGGTAGCAGAATTTATCCGTAATCATAAGCAAAAAGGGACAGCAACAGATGATGAAATCAATGCAAGTCTGGTTATTCCTTTTACCTTGGACGCTGATGGGATTGAAGATCTCTTGCAACGGATTCAGGATGCAGGCATTTCTATCACAGATAACGAAGGAAATCCAAGTGCGCGTGTTCTTAGCAATGAAGAAGAACCAGAACTCAGCGATGAGGACTTGGTTGGGTCAACTTCTGCTAAGGTCAATGACCCTGTCCGTATGTACTTGAAAGAAATAGGGGTCGTTCCTCTCTTGACCAATGAAGAGGAGAAAGAGTTGGCACTGGCTGTTGAAGCTGGCGATATCGAAGCCAAACAACGTCTTGCGGAAGCCAATCTTCGTTTGGTTGTTTCTATTGCCAAACGCTATGTCGGTCGTGGCATGCAGTTCCTTGACTTGATTCAAGAAGGAAATATGGGCTTGATGAAGGCGGTTGACAAGTTTGACTATTCTAAAGGGTTCAAGTTTTCAACTTATGCAACTTGGTGGATTCGTCAGGCTATCACTCGTGCTATTGCGGATCAAGCTCGTACCATCCGTATCCCAGTTCACATGGTTGAAACTATCAATAAATTGGTTCGTGAACAGCGGAATCTCCTTCAAGAATTGGGGCAAGATCCGACACCAGAACAGATTGCTGAACGAATGGATATGACACCTGATAAGGTTCGTGAAATCTTGAAGATTGCCCAAGAACCAGTATCTCTTGAAACTCCTATCGGTGAAGAGGACGATAGCCACCTTGGAGACTTTATCGAAGATGAAGTGATTGAAAATCCAGTGGATTATACGACTCGTATCGTCTTGCGTGAGCAATTGGATGAAATCTTAGATACTCTTACAGACCGTGAAGAAAATGTTCTGCGTCTACGTTTTGGACTAGATGATGGAAAAATGCGCACACTTGAAGATGTGGGGAAAGTCTTTAACGTAACTCGTGAGCGTATCCGTCAGATTGAAGCAAAGGCTTTGAGAAAACTACGCCAACCAAGCCGCAGCAAACCGCTTCGTGATTTTATTGAAGACTAA
- the dnaG gene encoding DNA primase, which translates to MVDKQVIEEIKNNANIVEVIGDVISLQKAGRNYLGLCPFHGEKTPSFNVVEDKQFYHCFGCGRSGDVFKFIEEYQGVTFMEAVQILGQRVGIEVEKPLYSEQKPASPHQALYDMHEDAAKFYHAILMTTTMGEEARNYLYQRGLTDEVLKHFWIGLAPPERNYLYQRLSDQYREEDLLDSGLFYLSDANQFVDTFHNRIMFPLTNDQGKVIAFSGRIWQKTDSQTSKYKNSRSTAIFNKSYELYHMDRAKKSSGKTSEIYLMEGFMDVIAAYQAGIENAVASMGTALSREHVEHLKRLTKKLVLVYDGDKAGQAAILKALDEIGDMPVQIVSMPDNLDPDEYLQKNGPEDLAYLLTKTRISPIEFYIHQYKPENSENLQAQIEFIEKIAPLIVQEKSIAAQNSYIHILADSLASFDYAQIEQIVNESRQVQRQNRMEGISRPTPITMPITKQLSAIMRAEAHLLYRMMESPLVLNDYRLREDFAFATPEFQVLYDLLGQYGNLPPEVLAEQTEEVERAWYQVLAQDLPAEISPQELSEVEMTRNKALLNQDNMRIKKKVQEASHVGDTDTALEELERLISQKRRME; encoded by the coding sequence ATGGTTGACAAACAAGTCATTGAAGAAATCAAAAACAATGCCAACATTGTGGAAGTCATAGGAGATGTGATTTCTTTACAAAAGGCAGGACGGAACTATCTAGGGCTCTGTCCTTTTCATGGTGAAAAAACACCTTCTTTCAACGTTGTAGAGGACAAGCAGTTTTACCACTGTTTTGGTTGTGGTCGCTCAGGTGATGTCTTTAAATTCATCGAGGAGTACCAAGGGGTTACCTTTATGGAGGCTGTCCAAATCTTAGGTCAGCGTGTCGGGATTGAGGTTGAAAAACCGCTTTATAGTGAACAGAAGCCAGCCTCGCCTCACCAAGCTCTTTATGATATGCACGAAGATGCAGCCAAATTTTACCATGCTATTCTCATGACAACGACTATGGGCGAAGAGGCCAGAAATTACCTTTATCAGCGGGGTTTGACAGATGAAGTGCTTAAACATTTTTGGATTGGTTTAGCACCTCCAGAACGAAACTATCTCTATCAACGTTTGTCTGATCAGTATCGTGAAGAAGATTTACTGGATTCAGGCCTGTTTTATCTCTCGGATGCCAATCAATTTGTAGACACCTTTCACAATCGCATTATGTTTCCCCTGACAAATGACCAAGGAAAGGTCATTGCCTTCTCAGGTCGTATCTGGCAAAAAACAGATTCACAAACTTCTAAGTATAAAAACAGCCGATCGACTGCAATTTTTAACAAAAGTTACGAATTATATCATATGGATAGGGCAAAAAAATCTTCTGGAAAAACTAGTGAGATTTACCTGATGGAAGGATTCATGGATGTTATTGCAGCCTATCAGGCTGGAATCGAAAATGCTGTGGCGTCGATGGGAACGGCCTTGAGTCGAGAGCATGTTGAGCATCTGAAAAGGTTAACCAAGAAATTGGTTCTTGTTTACGATGGAGATAAGGCTGGGCAAGCCGCGATATTGAAAGCATTGGATGAAATTGGTGATATGCCTGTGCAAATCGTTAGCATGCCTGATAACTTGGATCCTGATGAGTATCTACAAAAAAATGGTCCAGAAGACTTGGCCTATCTATTAACGAAAACTCGTATTAGTCCGATTGAGTTCTACATTCATCAGTACAAACCTGAAAACAGTGAAAATCTGCAGGCTCAGATTGAGTTTATTGAAAAAATAGCTCCCTTGATTGTTCAAGAAAAGTCCATCGCTGCTCAAAACAGCTATATTCATATTTTAGCTGACAGTCTGGCGTCCTTTGATTATGCCCAGATTGAGCAGATTGTTAATGAGAGTCGTCAGGTGCAAAGGCAGAATCGCATGGAAGGAATTTCCAGACCGACGCCAATCACCATGCCTATCACCAAGCAGTTATCGGCTATTATGAGGGCAGAAGCCCATCTACTCTATCGGATGATGGAATCCCCTCTTGTTTTGAACGATTACCGTTTGCGAGAAGACTTTGCATTTGCTACACCTGAATTTCAGGTCTTATATGACTTGCTTGGCCAGTATGGAAATCTTCCTCCAGAAGTTTTAGCAGAGCAGACAGAGGAAGTTGAAAGAGCTTGGTACCAAGTTTTAGCTCAGGATTTGCCTGCTGAGATATCGCCGCAGGAACTTAGTGAAGTAGAGATGACTCGAAACAAGGCTCTCTTGAATCAGGACAATATGAGAATCAAAAAGAAGGTGCAGGAAGCTAGCCATGTAGGAGATACAGATACAGCCCTAGAAGAATTGGAACGTTTAATTTCCCAAAAGAGAAGAATGGAGTAA